The sequence TTGGGCTAGCTTGATGCTTGCGGCTTGAGGCTAGCGGGCTAAGCCCGCGCCAATCTGCAATGCCTCGTGGAAGCTTGCCGAAGTGGCGTGCCTGTCCCTGCACCGATAGCATCTTGGCGCTTCGGAGGCAATTAAGTATCATGTCCCCGTTTCTCCTCGGGAGTACTGGTGCCGCTTCTCCCGGCCGTCACTATCCCGGAGGGGATCCGCCCGATCCGACCGATCCGTCATATGCCAGGGTTGCGCGGCAGGCGGGATAGGCCGAACAGCCCCAGAACTGCTGCCCTGCGTGTTCGCCTTTGCGTGCCGTGCGCAGGGCCATTGGCTTGCCGCACTGCGGGCAAGTAGGAGGCGCGGAAGCGGATGATTCCTGCTTGCCGCGTGCCCGCTCCGCGATCCGGGCCGCCGCCAGTCCTTCGCTGTACCCGCCGCGCTTGATGAAGTCCCGTTCCAGAGAGGCTGTCAGCCGGTCGAGCAGGTAGTTGGTCTGGTGGATCAGGCAGATGAGCGCGTTGGCGACGACTGCCGGGTCAGGTGAGCAGAGCCAAAGGGCGTACTCGGCCTGATCCGTCGGATCCGTCCTATCCGTCGGATGCCTGAGCCCGACCGCGCGGACTGCCCGCGCCTCGGCGTCGTCCTTGTTCCACTGGCGCAGGCTGCGCTGGCGGAGGTAGTCCTCGAAGTCGAGCAGCAGTTCGTCAAGGCTGGCGCGGGCGACCTGGGTCAGGCGAAGCTCGGTCTGGCTCGATGTCGCAGCCGCGCGGCTGCCTTCAGCGAGATTCTGCCGTCCGCTTCTCGCAGCCTGAACCATCTGGTCGTGGGTGCGCGAGCGCTTGTCCACGAACCGGTTGCAGAAATCCACGGTCGCGTCGTAGATGACGGTTGCCGCTTGGAACGCCCGCAACCCGCTGAAGCCGCCGCTCGGCCGCAGCCGACGGGGCCGGTCCGGAATCCGATCCACCTACG is a genomic window of candidate division WOR-3 bacterium containing:
- a CDS encoding four helix bundle protein; the protein is MPDRPRRLRPSGGFSGLRAFQAATVIYDATVDFCNRFVDKRSRTHDQMVQAARSGRQNLAEGSRAAATSSQTELRLTQVARASLDELLLDFEDYLRQRSLRQWNKDDAEARAVRAVGLRHPTDRTDPTDQAEYALWLCSPDPAVVANALICLIHQTNYLLDRLTASLERDFIKRGGYSEGLAAARIAERARGKQESSASAPPTCPQCGKPMALRTARKGEHAGQQFWGCSAYPACRATLAYDGSVGSGGSPPG